A stretch of DNA from Xylanivirga thermophila:
TATGGAGCCAAAAATGTATTTGATATTTAGATTAAATTGGTTTTGTTTGATGTGATTAACTATTAAATTTGCAGGTTTGATAGTGCTTTCATTCACTGATTAATACAATACTAATTATACAAGGAGGAGTTTATCAATTCCTTAAATAAAAAGCTAGAGGAAGAATTTAATGAATATAAGGAATCATATGATATTTTAGAATTGGCTGATATGGTAGAGGTTATATACGGTATATTAGATGCCCAGGGAATAGATATTGAAGAGTTTGAAAAGATTAGAAAGGATAAAAAAGAAGCTAGG
This window harbors:
- a CDS encoding nucleoside triphosphate pyrophosphohydrolase family protein, translating into MADMVEVIYGILDAQGIDIEEFEKIRKDKKEARGGFKKGIFLIDVTE